Within the Cetobacterium sp. 8H genome, the region CTAGATAAAACCTTTTTTATCTCTACAATATCCTTTGAAATTGTTCTTCTTGTAACTTTAAGTTTTTTACTCAGCTCACTTAAATTTACACACTCATTTATTAAAAAAGATAAAATAATAAATACTCTTCGTTCATCACAAGTTAATCTTTGCATCTCTTTAAGTCTATCTTTTAAATTTGGATTTTCATTTAATTCATTGTGAATCCCAAATATAGTTTTTTTATCTAAAAGAATCTCTATCTGCTTTATACATACTCTAATGTTTGAATGAGAGACATTAAATATGTTTGCTAACTCTTCTATTGTGTAGGAGTCTACTGTTAGACAGTATATTATTTTAAAGTGAAAACTGGTTAAATTCAAAAAATACCTCCTACAAAAAAATGGTTTTCTAAAAATTATACCATAAATTTAGTAAATTACAAATAAGAACTTTTTTAAACTTAAATAATCAAAAAATTCTATACGCATTAATATCCAATTTATAAGGTTTTATCAAAAAAGTTTTAAACTTAAAATATCTATTCTTTAAAATTATTAAATAATAATGTATAATAAGATTCAAATTAGGCAATAAAATTTTAGCGATTTCAATTACGGAGGATTAAGTTATGAAAAAAATAATATTAGGGTTAACTGCTTTAACTATGGCAACAACAGCTCTTGCAGAAAATAAATATGGTGTTGGACTTGGACTTGGAGTTTCAGATAGTATCTATAAAGGTGCGGATGATAGAAGTTATCCTATGCCACTTTTAGATATCAACTATGGTGATTTCTATGTAAAAGGTATAACTGTTGGTTATAACTTATATCAAAATGATACTTTAACAACTTCTATTTTTGTAGATCCATTAGCTGGATTTGCTGTAGATGGTGCTGATTTAGCAAGAGGATATGATAATATTGATGACAGAAAGTTTCAAACTATGGCTGGATTAAGAATGGATTATAAAACTGGTTTATACGATATAAGAACTTCGGCTTCAGCCCAGTTTGGTGAGCATGGTGCTGAAGGTAAAATCAGTGCATTCAGAATATACTCAGTTAATGACAAGCTTACTTTAATTCCTGCTATTCATATGAAAGGATACACTGATGATTACACAAATTATTATTTTGGTGTAACTTCTGAAGAAAAAAATAAAAATAGAAATATAAAAGAAGAATATACTGCAGATGCTGCTTACTCTTTCGGAGCTACTTTAACTGCTGATTATAAATTAAATGATAAAATAGCACTGATGGCTTTTACAGGTTTTGAAAAATTCTCTAGTGAAGTAACTGACTCTCCAATTGTAGAAGATAATACTCTATTTTTAGTTGGAGCAGGAGCTAAATACTTCTTCTAAAAAAATTATACTATATTCTCTTTATAGTAAACAATTTAAATAATATAAAATCTAAACAGCTTGAATCCTATCTTCCAAAGGATTTAAGCTGTTTTATTTTTTTGTAATATCTTTTCTTTATTAAGTTTTAAATTTTATTATAAACAAAACGAAAAGGAATTTGATATATTTCTAAGAATATTAAAAAAAAGATTTTAAGGAGGATATCATGTTAAAAGAAGTAGTGCGTACTGATGTTACATTTATGATTATATCTA harbors:
- a CDS encoding MipA/OmpV family protein produces the protein MKKIILGLTALTMATTALAENKYGVGLGLGVSDSIYKGADDRSYPMPLLDINYGDFYVKGITVGYNLYQNDTLTTSIFVDPLAGFAVDGADLARGYDNIDDRKFQTMAGLRMDYKTGLYDIRTSASAQFGEHGAEGKISAFRIYSVNDKLTLIPAIHMKGYTDDYTNYYFGVTSEEKNKNRNIKEEYTADAAYSFGATLTADYKLNDKIALMAFTGFEKFSSEVTDSPIVEDNTLFLVGAGAKYFF